DNA sequence from the Arthrobacter sp. V1I9 genome:
GCCCACCCGATCAGCTGGCCTGACGGCAAGCGCGCAGCAGCGTCCTTCACCTTCGACGTCGACGCCGAGTCCTGCACCATCGCCCACGATCCCAAGAGCACCAGCCGAATGTCCCTGATGACCCATCAGTCCTACGGGCCGAAGGTGGCAGTCCCCCGCCTGCTGCAGATCCTCCAGCGCCAGGACATCCGCGCCACGTTCTTCGTCCCCGGTTTTACGGCCGAGTGCTACCCGGATACCGTCCGCCGGATCGTTGACGCGGGCCACGAGGTGGCCCACCACGGCTACCTGCACGAGCCGATGCAGGGAATCGACGCCGAGACAGAGGCCCGCTACATCGACCGTGGACTGGAGGCGCTGGCCAAGGCCGCGGGGGTAGAACCGGTGGGGTACCGCGCACCCTGGTGGGAGCTCAACTGGCACTCCCCGGCACTCCTGGCGGACCGGGGCTTCCTCTACGATTCAAGCCTGCTCGACGGCGATGCTCCCTACCGCTTCAGCGTCGC
Encoded proteins:
- a CDS encoding polysaccharide deacetylase, whose protein sequence is MTLEAFPDSAHPISWPDGKRAAASFTFDVDAESCTIAHDPKSTSRMSLMTHQSYGPKVAVPRLLQILQRQDIRATFFVPGFTAECYPDTVRRIVDAGHEVAHHGYLHEPMQGIDAETEARYIDRGLEALAKAAGVEPVGYRAPWWELNWHSPALLADRGFLYDSSLLDGDAPYRFSVAPGDTRDIVEIPVDWTLDDWEQYAFYPGVTGSGVIESPAKVLEMWTLEAEAHHAQGSCFVLTNHPFISGRPSKAVALERLIERVKGMDGMWVTTMKDIAEHTRRTVQEVHTHARIEVPGFPDTGARFTAAVVREPIRTSSAG